One stretch of Amycolatopsis sp. NBC_00345 DNA includes these proteins:
- a CDS encoding cysteine dioxygenase translates to MTTSINRVDVEIHPQLTDPLLPQLLHPSRLLWTPRELADLTTTVTTELTGGLRGLLRFDEDSRWWARLALTDGVELWLLSWLPGQHTKPHDHGGASGSFTVLQGELGEEYRYPGGPIRRRTHTAGEGIGFGAGRAHQVTGIGDAPAASVHAYSPPLVATRDYRTLADVPAEIPPLPAILGR, encoded by the coding sequence TTGACCACTTCGATCAACCGCGTGGACGTCGAGATCCACCCCCAGCTGACCGACCCGCTGCTACCGCAGCTGCTGCACCCGTCGCGGCTGCTGTGGACGCCGCGGGAGCTGGCCGACCTGACCACGACCGTCACCACCGAGCTGACCGGCGGCCTGCGCGGGCTGCTGCGCTTCGACGAGGACAGCCGCTGGTGGGCGCGGCTCGCGCTGACCGACGGCGTCGAGCTGTGGCTGCTGTCGTGGCTGCCCGGCCAGCACACGAAGCCGCACGACCACGGCGGCGCGTCCGGCTCGTTCACGGTGCTGCAGGGTGAGCTGGGCGAGGAGTACCGCTACCCCGGCGGGCCGATCCGCCGCCGCACGCACACCGCGGGCGAGGGCATCGGCTTCGGCGCCGGGCGCGCGCACCAGGTCACGGGCATCGGCGACGCGCCGGCGGCCAGCGTCCACGCGTACTCGCCGCCGCTGGTGGCGACGCGGGACTACCGGACCCTCGCGGACGTGCCCGCGGAGATCCCGCCGCTCCCGGCCATACTCGGCCGATGA
- a CDS encoding HAD family acid phosphatase has protein sequence MSRFSGLVKLAAAAAIGATVAGGATALAGSDAVTAAHGREPANIGQVKNDVKAYYGDYLDASGKHHYSDSSRFVTDTKRVVADAKRYLTQKLGTVKNPAIVLDVDDTSEVTYGWEADNDFGFDPVKQQQAIDNGTFVANKPVLELANWAAQRGVKVYFLTGRSTPQGPQSLKNLANEGYPAPADAFFKPAGTAPDYLPCGLTCNTVQYKSGTRAHIQATGAHIVLNIGDQFSDLEGGYADNPVKLPNPMYYLP, from the coding sequence GTGTCCCGTTTCTCAGGTCTCGTCAAGCTTGCCGCCGCCGCGGCGATCGGTGCCACCGTGGCGGGCGGTGCGACCGCGCTGGCCGGCTCGGACGCCGTCACCGCCGCCCACGGCCGGGAGCCGGCCAACATCGGCCAGGTGAAGAACGACGTCAAGGCCTACTACGGCGACTACCTCGACGCCTCGGGCAAGCACCACTACTCCGACAGCAGCCGGTTCGTCACCGACACCAAGCGCGTGGTCGCGGACGCGAAGCGGTACCTGACGCAGAAGCTCGGCACGGTGAAGAACCCGGCGATCGTGCTCGACGTCGACGACACCTCCGAGGTCACCTACGGCTGGGAGGCCGACAACGACTTCGGCTTCGACCCGGTCAAGCAGCAGCAGGCGATCGACAACGGCACCTTCGTGGCCAACAAGCCGGTGCTGGAGCTGGCGAACTGGGCGGCGCAGCGCGGGGTGAAGGTCTACTTCCTCACCGGGCGCAGCACGCCGCAGGGCCCGCAGTCGCTGAAGAACCTGGCGAACGAGGGCTACCCGGCCCCGGCCGACGCGTTCTTCAAGCCGGCCGGCACCGCGCCGGACTACCTGCCGTGCGGGCTGACCTGCAACACCGTGCAGTACAAGTCCGGCACCCGCGCGCACATCCAGGCGACCGGCGCGCACATCGTGCTGAACATCGGGGACCAGTTCAGCGACCTCGAGGGCGGCTACGCCGACAACCCGGTCAAGCTGCCGAACCCGATGTACTACCTGCCTTGA
- a CDS encoding chitinase — MRLPSPRKLAIAFGGLVAIAAGLAAPATTAGAAPAVTGSAVPVAPYVDMGAWPTPVLSTMSASGGAKSFTLGFVTSAGCKASWFNAYDPRAGWQSDEIAKIRAGGGDVKVSFGGASGIELAQACTDTSALVAEYDAVVKAYGLKYIDLDIEGAAVADTATIQRRSQALKTVQADNPGLKISLTLPVLPDGLTADGLNVVNAAKSAGVDVDMVNVMAMDYYQGAGDEGAKAISAAKATQAQVKSIFGLSDADAWQKVGVTPMIGVNDSQNEIFYQKDATALVGFAKTVHIGMLSFWESGRDANACTGALYKCTNIPQQPYEFAKIFAGYNG, encoded by the coding sequence ATGCGACTCCCCTCTCCCCGGAAACTGGCCATCGCGTTCGGCGGGCTGGTGGCGATCGCCGCCGGGCTGGCCGCGCCGGCGACCACGGCCGGCGCCGCTCCCGCCGTCACCGGCTCGGCGGTTCCCGTCGCGCCCTATGTGGACATGGGCGCCTGGCCGACGCCGGTTTTGTCCACCATGTCCGCGAGCGGCGGCGCGAAGAGCTTCACCCTCGGCTTCGTCACCTCGGCCGGCTGCAAAGCGAGCTGGTTCAACGCCTACGACCCGCGTGCCGGCTGGCAGTCCGACGAAATCGCCAAGATCCGCGCGGGCGGCGGCGACGTGAAGGTGTCGTTCGGCGGCGCGTCGGGCATCGAGCTGGCCCAGGCGTGCACGGACACCTCGGCACTGGTCGCCGAGTACGACGCGGTCGTGAAGGCATACGGCCTCAAGTACATCGACCTGGACATCGAGGGCGCCGCCGTGGCCGACACGGCGACGATCCAGCGCCGGTCGCAGGCCCTGAAGACCGTGCAGGCCGACAACCCCGGCCTCAAGATCTCACTGACCCTGCCCGTGCTGCCCGACGGCCTCACCGCGGACGGCCTCAACGTCGTCAACGCCGCCAAGTCCGCGGGCGTCGACGTGGACATGGTCAACGTGATGGCGATGGACTACTACCAGGGCGCCGGCGACGAGGGCGCGAAGGCGATCTCCGCCGCCAAGGCCACGCAGGCCCAGGTCAAGTCCATCTTCGGGCTGTCGGACGCGGACGCCTGGCAGAAGGTCGGCGTCACCCCGATGATCGGCGTCAACGACTCGCAGAACGAGATCTTCTACCAGAAGGACGCCACCGCGCTGGTCGGCTTCGCGAAGACCGTGCACATCGGCATGCTGTCGTTCTGGGAGTCCGGCCGCGACGCGAACGCGTGCACCGGCGCGCTCTACAAGTGCACCAACATCCCGCAGCAGCCCTACGAGTTCGCGAAGATCTTCGCGGGCTACAACGGCTGA
- a CDS encoding class I SAM-dependent methyltransferase: MAYGFTSDDVAFLRSGAGRAALAESSALPLTDATRIADVGAVRRSVGERYAAAVLETVVLRRKSAAKLADAGEWLFTGDALQQASATPVARHRATRLAGFDVHDVTCSVGADLVELARVARRALGSDVDAVRLEMARHNASVAGVTPGVVRADALAPVSRGTVVVADPARRDSAGRRTWKPADFLPPLDGLVDAYPGRPLSIKCAPGMDFTIAPWAEEVELVSLDGAVREACLWRGLSDGVSRRATVLRSDGAQWTLTDASPDEIPVREPGKWIIDPDGAVVRAGLVRHYAARHGLWQLDERIAYLTGDTPPPGVRAFRVLEHGPYNEKSLRSVLKRLDVGRLEILVRGLDIDPDALRRRLKPRGHAESTVVLTRIGRSPAVFVCQAERIPSEGGIPDGGSVSSPGR, translated from the coding sequence TTGGCCTACGGTTTCACGTCCGACGACGTCGCCTTCCTGCGCTCCGGCGCGGGACGGGCGGCGCTCGCCGAGTCCTCCGCGCTGCCGCTGACCGACGCCACTCGCATCGCCGACGTCGGCGCCGTGCGGCGCTCGGTGGGGGAGCGGTACGCGGCCGCGGTGCTGGAAACCGTGGTGCTGCGGCGGAAATCGGCCGCGAAGCTGGCGGACGCGGGCGAGTGGCTGTTCACCGGCGACGCGCTCCAGCAGGCGAGCGCGACGCCGGTGGCCCGGCACCGGGCCACTCGGCTCGCCGGTTTCGATGTTCATGACGTCACGTGTTCCGTGGGTGCTGACCTGGTGGAGCTGGCCCGGGTGGCTCGTCGCGCGCTCGGGTCCGATGTGGACGCTGTGCGGCTGGAGATGGCGCGGCACAACGCTTCTGTTGCCGGAGTAACGCCCGGCGTCGTCCGGGCCGATGCGCTGGCGCCGGTCAGCCGCGGCACCGTTGTGGTCGCGGACCCGGCCCGGCGCGACTCGGCGGGCCGTCGCACCTGGAAGCCCGCCGATTTCCTGCCCCCGCTCGACGGGCTGGTGGACGCCTACCCCGGCCGTCCACTGTCGATCAAGTGCGCGCCTGGCATGGACTTCACGATCGCGCCGTGGGCCGAGGAAGTGGAACTGGTCTCGCTCGACGGCGCAGTCCGTGAAGCCTGTCTCTGGCGCGGCCTGTCCGACGGCGTCTCGCGGCGGGCCACCGTGCTGCGTTCGGACGGTGCACAGTGGACGCTGACCGACGCCTCGCCGGACGAGATTCCGGTACGGGAGCCGGGGAAGTGGATCATCGACCCGGACGGCGCCGTCGTCCGCGCCGGGCTGGTGCGGCACTACGCGGCGCGGCACGGGCTGTGGCAGCTCGACGAGCGCATCGCGTACCTGACCGGGGACACCCCGCCGCCCGGCGTGCGGGCCTTCCGGGTGCTGGAACACGGCCCGTACAACGAAAAGTCGCTGCGGTCCGTCCTCAAGCGACTCGACGTGGGGCGGCTGGAGATCCTGGTGCGCGGCCTGGACATCGACCCGGACGCGTTGCGTCGCAGGCTGAAACCGCGCGGTCACGCGGAGTCCACTGTGGTGCTCACCCGGATCGGCCGGTCGCCCGCGGTTTTCGTCTGCCAGGCCGAGCGCATCCCTTCGGAGGGTGGAATCCCGGACGGCGGCAGCGTAAGTTCTCCAGGTCGTTGA
- a CDS encoding class I SAM-dependent methyltransferase — protein MTGVTDPAPNPHATAEEVQAAYGDPKLANVLYHDWEAGTYDEKWSISYDERCISYATDVFNAVAGEDGQPYQHAMELGSGTGFFLLNLMQGGVAKKGSVTDLSPGMVQVALRNAEGLGLDVDGRVADAERIPYEDNTFDLVVGHAVLHHIPDVRAAFAEVLRVLKPGGRFVFAGEPTKVGDFYARKLGQFTWFLTTRVTKLSALSGWRRPQEELDESSRAAALEAVVDIHTFDPSELESMARGAGAQDVRAVTEEFSAALAGWPIRTFEAAVPQEKLTVRWRLFAYHLWLRLSALDKKVLSKVLPRELFYNVMITGTKRPS, from the coding sequence GTGACCGGCGTGACCGATCCTGCACCGAACCCGCACGCCACGGCCGAAGAGGTCCAGGCGGCCTACGGCGACCCGAAGCTCGCGAACGTCCTCTACCACGACTGGGAAGCCGGGACGTACGACGAGAAGTGGTCGATCTCCTACGACGAGCGCTGCATCTCCTACGCCACCGACGTGTTCAACGCCGTCGCGGGCGAGGACGGCCAGCCGTACCAGCACGCCATGGAACTGGGCAGCGGCACCGGTTTCTTCCTGCTGAACCTGATGCAGGGCGGCGTCGCCAAGAAGGGCTCGGTCACCGACCTGTCTCCCGGCATGGTGCAGGTCGCGCTGCGCAACGCGGAAGGCCTCGGCCTCGACGTCGACGGCCGGGTCGCCGACGCGGAGCGGATCCCGTACGAGGACAACACGTTCGACCTCGTCGTCGGGCACGCCGTGCTGCACCACATCCCGGACGTCCGCGCGGCGTTCGCCGAGGTGCTGCGGGTGCTCAAGCCCGGCGGCCGGTTCGTGTTCGCCGGTGAGCCGACCAAGGTGGGCGACTTCTACGCCCGCAAGCTCGGCCAGTTCACCTGGTTCCTGACGACCAGGGTGACGAAGCTGTCCGCGCTGAGCGGCTGGCGCCGTCCGCAGGAGGAGCTGGACGAGTCCTCGCGCGCGGCGGCTTTGGAGGCCGTGGTGGACATCCACACCTTCGACCCGTCGGAGCTGGAGTCCATGGCGCGCGGCGCCGGGGCCCAGGACGTGCGCGCGGTCACCGAGGAGTTCTCGGCCGCGCTCGCGGGCTGGCCGATCCGGACGTTCGAGGCCGCCGTGCCGCAGGAGAAGCTGACGGTGCGCTGGCGCCTGTTCGCCTACCACCTGTGGCTGCGACTGTCCGCTTTGGACAAAAAGGTGCTCTCGAAGGTGCTGCCGCGCGAGCTGTTCTACAACGTGATGATCACCGGGACCAAACGGCCGTCCTGA
- a CDS encoding enoyl-CoA hydratase/isomerase family protein: MAEFVSLEVEGGVGTIRLDRPPVNALNNQVQAELAEAAREASDRDDVRAVILYGGEKTFAGGADIKEMADRTYPEIAKFGAELTASLTRIANIPKPVVAAITGYALGGGLELALTADWRVAGDNVKVGQPEIQLGIIPGAGGTQRLSRLIGPSKAKDLIFTGRFVKAEEALKLGILDEVVAPDDVYAAARKWAAQFANGPAVALRAAKTAIDSGLDVDLDTGLKIETQLFTALWATEDQANGMKSFIENGPGKATFEGK, encoded by the coding sequence GTGGCAGAGTTCGTAAGCCTGGAGGTCGAGGGCGGGGTCGGCACGATCCGGCTCGACCGGCCGCCGGTCAACGCGCTGAACAACCAGGTGCAGGCCGAGCTCGCCGAGGCGGCACGTGAGGCTTCGGACCGCGACGACGTCCGCGCGGTGATCCTGTACGGCGGCGAGAAGACCTTCGCGGGCGGCGCGGACATCAAGGAGATGGCCGACCGCACGTACCCGGAGATCGCCAAGTTCGGCGCCGAGCTGACCGCGTCGCTCACGCGCATCGCGAACATCCCGAAGCCGGTCGTCGCGGCCATCACCGGGTACGCCCTCGGCGGCGGCCTGGAGCTGGCGCTGACCGCGGACTGGCGGGTCGCGGGCGACAACGTCAAGGTCGGCCAGCCGGAGATCCAGCTCGGCATCATCCCCGGCGCCGGCGGCACGCAGCGGCTGTCGCGGCTGATCGGCCCGAGCAAGGCCAAGGACCTGATCTTCACCGGCCGGTTTGTGAAGGCCGAAGAGGCGCTCAAGCTGGGCATCCTCGACGAGGTCGTGGCCCCGGACGACGTCTACGCCGCTGCGCGCAAGTGGGCCGCGCAGTTCGCGAACGGTCCCGCCGTGGCGTTGCGCGCCGCGAAGACGGCCATCGACTCGGGCCTCGACGTCGACCTCGACACCGGCCTCAAGATCGAGACCCAGCTGTTCACCGCCCTGTGGGCGACCGAAGACCAGGCGAACGGCATGAAGTCGTTCATCGAGAACGGCCCCGGCAAGGCCACTTTCGAGGGGAAGTGA
- the glgP gene encoding alpha-glucan family phosphorylase, with protein MRAVRRFTVRASLPESLAGLGALATNLRWTWHPPTRDLFASMDAELFNAIRDPLRMLTALPPERLSELAVDEDFLRRTQEAAADLERYLTEPRWYQRRTDEGLPGAVAYFSMEFGVTEALPNYSGGLGVLAGDHLKAASDLGVPMIGAGLLYRSGYFRQALSLDGWQVEHYPVIDPNAFPLELVTDAGRPVLVEVAMPGGRELRAQIWRARVGRIPLLLLDSDIEANDEDLRPVTDRLYGGDADHRIRQEILAGIGGFRAVRKFCELTGHPQPLVFHTNEGHAGFLGLERAREIIQSDGLAFDEALPAVRAGTVFTTHTPVSAGIDRFPVDLVQRYFTDGRLVPDVDPRRVLALGAEDNPGLFNMAHMGLRLAQRANGVSELHGRVTRRMFSRLWPGFDEDEVPVSSITNGVHGPTWVARELSALLGGNHDEFGHEGRTPGSSLRDGVSDEQLWALRRELREKLVGEVRRRVRAAWVQRGASALELGWTDRVFDPDVLTVGFARRVPTYKRLTLMLRDPDRLRALLLDERRPIQIVIGGKSHPADENGKQLIQQIVRFVDDPAVRHRIVFLPDYDMSMARYLYRGCDVWLNNPVRPLEACGTSGMKSALNGGLNLSIRDGWWEECYDGSNGWAIPTADGITDPLRRDDLEAAALYDLLGQQIAPLYYDNDAAGVPGGWLSMVWHTLETLGPFVQASRMVREYVDSGYLPAARMVAAATGDGYRGALSLADYRTKLEVAWPRVRIFDSELLYDHAERLVVGAEVTVRARIDLAGLDRSEVDVQAVVGQVGDADELTDTVTVPMREDGIGAFAASLTLPRAGSVGYTVRVLPKHDLLASPAELARVVLA; from the coding sequence ATGCGTGCAGTCCGCCGGTTCACCGTTCGCGCCAGCCTGCCCGAGTCGCTCGCCGGTCTCGGGGCGCTCGCCACCAACCTTCGCTGGACCTGGCATCCGCCGACCCGCGACCTGTTCGCGTCGATGGACGCGGAGCTGTTCAACGCCATCCGCGACCCGCTGCGGATGCTCACCGCGCTGCCGCCGGAACGGCTGTCCGAGCTGGCTGTCGACGAGGACTTCCTGCGCCGCACCCAGGAGGCGGCCGCCGACCTGGAGCGCTACCTCACGGAGCCGCGCTGGTACCAGCGGCGCACGGACGAAGGCCTGCCCGGCGCCGTCGCGTACTTCTCGATGGAGTTCGGCGTCACGGAGGCGCTGCCGAACTACTCCGGCGGGCTCGGCGTGCTCGCGGGAGACCACCTCAAGGCGGCGTCCGACCTCGGCGTGCCGATGATCGGCGCCGGCCTGCTGTACCGGTCCGGCTACTTCCGCCAGGCGCTGTCGCTGGACGGCTGGCAGGTCGAGCACTACCCGGTGATCGACCCGAACGCGTTCCCACTGGAGCTGGTCACCGACGCCGGCCGCCCGGTGCTCGTCGAGGTCGCCATGCCCGGCGGGCGCGAGCTGCGCGCGCAGATCTGGCGCGCCCGCGTCGGCCGGATCCCGCTGCTGCTGCTCGATTCCGACATCGAGGCCAACGACGAGGACCTGCGCCCCGTCACCGACCGGCTCTACGGCGGCGACGCCGACCACCGCATCCGCCAGGAGATCCTGGCCGGCATCGGCGGCTTCCGCGCGGTCCGGAAGTTCTGCGAGCTCACCGGGCACCCGCAGCCGCTGGTGTTCCACACCAACGAAGGCCACGCCGGCTTCCTCGGCCTGGAGCGGGCGCGCGAGATCATCCAGTCCGACGGGCTGGCGTTCGACGAGGCGCTGCCCGCCGTCCGCGCGGGCACGGTGTTCACCACGCACACGCCGGTCAGCGCGGGCATCGACCGCTTCCCGGTGGACCTCGTGCAGCGCTACTTCACCGACGGCAGGCTGGTCCCGGACGTCGACCCGCGGCGCGTGCTGGCGCTCGGCGCCGAGGACAACCCGGGCCTGTTCAACATGGCGCACATGGGTTTGCGGCTCGCCCAGCGCGCGAACGGCGTCTCGGAGCTGCACGGCCGCGTCACCCGCCGGATGTTCTCCCGGCTGTGGCCCGGTTTCGACGAGGACGAGGTGCCGGTCTCGTCCATCACCAACGGCGTGCACGGGCCGACCTGGGTCGCGCGTGAACTGAGCGCCCTGCTGGGCGGCAACCACGACGAGTTCGGCCACGAGGGCCGGACGCCGGGCAGCTCGCTGCGCGACGGCGTCTCGGACGAGCAGCTGTGGGCGCTGCGCCGTGAGCTGCGCGAGAAGCTCGTGGGCGAGGTCCGGCGGCGCGTGCGCGCGGCGTGGGTGCAGCGTGGCGCGTCGGCGCTGGAACTGGGCTGGACCGACCGCGTCTTCGACCCGGACGTGCTGACTGTCGGCTTCGCGCGCCGCGTGCCGACGTACAAGCGGCTGACGCTGATGCTGCGCGACCCGGACCGGCTGCGCGCGCTGCTGCTCGACGAGCGGCGGCCGATCCAGATCGTGATCGGCGGCAAATCGCACCCCGCCGACGAGAACGGCAAGCAGCTGATCCAGCAGATCGTCCGGTTCGTCGACGACCCGGCGGTGCGGCACCGGATCGTCTTCCTGCCGGACTACGACATGTCCATGGCCCGCTACCTCTACCGCGGCTGCGACGTGTGGCTGAACAATCCCGTGCGGCCGCTGGAGGCGTGCGGCACGTCGGGCATGAAGTCGGCGCTCAACGGCGGCCTCAACCTGTCCATCCGGGACGGCTGGTGGGAGGAGTGCTACGACGGCAGCAACGGCTGGGCCATCCCGACCGCCGACGGCATCACCGACCCGCTGCGCCGCGACGACCTCGAGGCCGCCGCGCTGTACGACCTGCTGGGCCAGCAGATCGCGCCGCTGTATTACGACAACGACGCGGCGGGCGTGCCGGGAGGCTGGCTGTCGATGGTGTGGCACACGCTGGAGACGCTCGGCCCGTTCGTGCAGGCGTCGCGGATGGTGCGCGAGTACGTGGATTCCGGCTACCTGCCCGCGGCGCGCATGGTCGCCGCCGCGACCGGCGACGGCTACCGCGGCGCCCTGTCGCTGGCCGACTACCGCACCAAGCTCGAGGTCGCGTGGCCGCGTGTGCGGATCTTCGACTCGGAGCTGCTCTACGACCACGCCGAACGGCTGGTGGTCGGCGCCGAGGTCACCGTGCGCGCCCGCATCGACCTGGCCGGGCTCGATCGGTCCGAAGTGGACGTCCAGGCCGTCGTCGGCCAGGTCGGCGACGCCGACGAACTCACCGACACCGTCACGGTCCCGATGCGGGAGGACGGCATCGGCGCGTTCGCCGCGTCGCTCACCCTGCCGCGCGCGGGCTCGGTCGGCTACACCGTGCGGGTGCTGCCGAAACACGACCTGCTGGCCAGCCCGGCCGAGCTGGCCCGCGTGGTTCTCGCCTGA
- a CDS encoding rhodanese-like domain-containing protein, whose amino-acid sequence MSAIDELLDGARSSLDRVDPVRAQRLQSDGALIVDIRPHANRLDEGEIPGSVVVERIHLEWRLAPDSEWKLPGVTTGTVAIVVCNEGYSSSLAAADLQRLGLPGATDLAGGFRAWAAAGLPVTAGGVGRGAVRARECLGRLEPS is encoded by the coding sequence ATGAGCGCGATCGACGAACTCCTGGACGGCGCCCGGTCCTCGCTGGACCGCGTGGACCCGGTGCGCGCACAGCGGCTGCAGTCCGACGGCGCGCTGATCGTGGACATCCGGCCGCACGCGAACCGGCTCGACGAGGGCGAGATCCCCGGCTCGGTGGTCGTCGAGCGGATCCACCTGGAATGGCGCCTGGCCCCGGACAGCGAGTGGAAGCTGCCGGGCGTCACGACGGGGACCGTCGCGATCGTGGTGTGCAACGAGGGCTACTCGTCCAGCCTCGCGGCCGCTGATCTCCAGCGTCTCGGGCTGCCTGGGGCGACCGACCTCGCGGGCGGGTTTCGCGCTTGGGCGGCGGCTGGGTTGCCGGTTACGGCGGGTGGGGTCGGCCGCGGTGCCGTGAGGGCTCGTGAGTGTTTAGGACGGTTAGAACCGTCATAA
- a CDS encoding neutral zinc metallopeptidase, with the protein MSQGGGRALVALALVAALGVAACGGNGSSGPATAGAGNVAGLPVTHFESGLKPGAPAPGLDVKNADGGQDDQLATAAIADVETYWGATLPADFGGLKFKPVTSLLSYDSNSDTEDTACGSVKQLVNAFYCAQDDSVAWDRGVLLPMLRQRFGPMSVVTVLAHEFGHAIQYRLGDKAGITKSTPTVVKEQQADCFAGGYFRWVAEGKSKYYQVSTAEGLDQVMAAMFFIRDQAGTSATDRQAHGTAFDRTFAFQSGFEKGPTECAGMNTQNVQARLTERPFDKKDTGKGDAKLNDSTLKLLKGSLDTAFKGAGVAAPEIVPGNGSCSGGPSTPPASYCPADNTVNIDLDRLTQLAQPSDPQAGQAGKDRGGLGDFAAFAEVASRYAMGIQKGVGASLDNANAGLRTSCLVGAWAAFTNRPGELRLSSGDLDEAIADLLRPDGLVSADLNGKRPDSGFDRVESLRRGYLEGSSVCSKQYG; encoded by the coding sequence ATGAGCCAAGGGGGAGGCCGGGCGCTGGTGGCGCTCGCGCTGGTGGCGGCGCTCGGGGTGGCCGCGTGCGGCGGCAACGGGTCTTCCGGGCCGGCCACGGCCGGGGCGGGCAACGTCGCGGGCCTGCCGGTGACGCACTTCGAAAGCGGCCTCAAGCCCGGCGCGCCCGCGCCGGGGCTGGACGTCAAGAACGCCGACGGCGGCCAGGACGACCAGCTCGCCACCGCCGCGATCGCCGACGTGGAGACGTACTGGGGCGCCACGCTGCCCGCGGACTTCGGCGGCCTGAAGTTCAAGCCCGTCACGTCGCTGCTGTCCTACGACTCGAACTCCGACACCGAGGACACCGCCTGCGGCAGTGTCAAGCAGCTGGTGAACGCGTTCTACTGCGCGCAGGACGACTCGGTGGCGTGGGACCGCGGCGTGCTGCTGCCGATGCTGCGCCAGCGCTTCGGGCCGATGTCGGTGGTCACCGTGCTGGCGCACGAGTTCGGCCACGCGATCCAGTACCGGCTCGGGGACAAGGCGGGCATCACCAAGAGCACCCCGACCGTCGTGAAGGAGCAGCAGGCCGACTGCTTCGCCGGCGGCTACTTCCGCTGGGTGGCCGAGGGCAAGAGCAAGTACTACCAGGTGTCCACCGCCGAGGGCCTCGACCAGGTCATGGCCGCGATGTTCTTCATCCGCGACCAGGCGGGCACCAGCGCCACCGACCGGCAGGCGCACGGCACGGCGTTCGACCGCACCTTCGCCTTCCAGTCCGGGTTCGAGAAGGGCCCGACGGAGTGCGCCGGGATGAACACGCAGAACGTGCAGGCCCGGCTCACCGAGCGGCCGTTCGACAAGAAGGACACCGGCAAGGGCGACGCGAAGCTCAACGACAGCACGTTGAAGCTGCTCAAGGGAAGCCTCGACACGGCGTTCAAGGGCGCCGGTGTGGCCGCGCCGGAGATCGTGCCGGGCAACGGGAGCTGCTCCGGCGGCCCGAGCACACCGCCCGCGTCGTACTGCCCGGCCGACAACACCGTGAACATCGATCTGGACCGGCTCACCCAGCTGGCGCAGCCGTCCGACCCGCAGGCCGGACAGGCGGGCAAGGACCGCGGCGGCCTCGGCGATTTCGCGGCGTTCGCCGAAGTGGCCTCGCGCTACGCGATGGGGATTCAGAAGGGCGTGGGCGCGTCGCTGGACAACGCGAACGCCGGCCTGCGGACGTCGTGTCTCGTGGGCGCGTGGGCCGCGTTCACCAACCGCCCCGGCGAGCTGCGGCTTTCGTCCGGCGACCTGGACGAGGCCATCGCCGACCTGCTCCGCCCGGACGGCCTGGTCTCCGCCGACCTCAACGGCAAGCGCCCGGACAGCGGCTTCGACCGCGTCGAGTCCCTGCGGCGCGGGTATCTGGAGGGGTCTTCGGTCTGCTCGAAGCAGTACGGCTGA
- a CDS encoding ABC transporter ATP-binding protein — MSEPTLPSDLDDLVVRMAGVGVRRSGNDLLAGLDWSVELDERWVVLGPNGAGKTTLLRLAAAELHPTSGTVDLLGDRIGRVNIFDLRPRIGFTSAAIAQRVPGDELVRDVVVSAGYAVMGRWREAYDALDINRAAELLGTLGIAHMAERTFGTLSEGERKRVLIARSLMTDPELLLLDEPAAGLDLGGREDLVARLSDLALDPDAPAMVLVTHHVEEIPPGFTHALLLKDGHAVVAGLVDDVITSENLSKTFDQDLVLQRSGERFFARRR; from the coding sequence GTGAGCGAGCCGACCCTGCCCAGCGACCTTGACGATCTCGTGGTGCGGATGGCCGGTGTCGGCGTCCGACGGAGCGGGAACGACCTCCTCGCCGGCCTCGACTGGAGTGTCGAGCTGGACGAGCGCTGGGTCGTGCTCGGCCCGAACGGCGCCGGCAAGACCACCCTCCTGCGGCTGGCCGCCGCCGAGCTGCACCCGACCTCGGGCACCGTCGACCTGCTCGGCGACCGCATCGGCCGGGTCAACATCTTCGACCTGCGCCCCCGTATCGGGTTCACCTCCGCCGCGATCGCCCAGCGCGTCCCCGGCGACGAGCTGGTGCGCGACGTCGTGGTGAGCGCCGGTTACGCCGTGATGGGCCGCTGGCGCGAGGCCTACGACGCGCTGGACATCAACCGCGCCGCCGAACTGCTGGGCACGCTCGGCATCGCGCACATGGCCGAGCGCACCTTCGGCACGCTGTCCGAGGGCGAGCGCAAGCGTGTGCTGATCGCGCGGTCGCTGATGACCGACCCCGAGCTGCTGCTGCTCGACGAGCCGGCGGCCGGCCTGGACCTGGGCGGCCGCGAGGACCTCGTCGCGCGGCTGTCGGACCTCGCGCTGGACCCGGACGCGCCGGCCATGGTGCTCGTGACGCACCACGTGGAGGAGATCCCGCCGGGCTTCACCCACGCGTTGCTGCTGAAGGACGGCCACGCCGTGGTCGCCGGGCTGGTGGACGACGTGATCACGAGCGAGAACCTGTCGAAGACGTTCGACCAGGACCTGGTCCTGCAGCGCTCGGGCGAGCGGTTCTTCGCCCGTCGTCGGTAG